A single genomic interval of Solimonas sp. K1W22B-7 harbors:
- a CDS encoding alpha/beta hydrolase family esterase, translating to MSASRQCRPLRRLGLALFATFAACVATLGSIATAQAAEAKDYTISFQGAQRTYRLYVPDGASTQPRPLILALHGGYGTGKDMEELTGLDLIGGQAGFAVAYPDGLGRSWNAGTCCNPSMKNGVNDIGFLAAVIADIAKRTPINPTRVYGTGFSNGAMMVHRVACDAPDLFRAIAAGSGGIMLPNCGAKKPIPALLIQGRADNRIPWDGGSVDGSYRPPVKEVFSKLAARNLCAPQETTQQDGSASCIARRSCPGGAEVWLCGIETMGHQWAGAKEITPLLLGKGTRDYGASLRIVQFFQAH from the coding sequence ATGTCCGCCTCACGCCAGTGCCGCCCGCTTCGCAGGCTGGGCCTTGCCCTTTTCGCCACGTTCGCCGCCTGTGTCGCTACGCTGGGCAGCATCGCCACGGCCCAGGCCGCCGAAGCGAAGGACTACACGATCAGCTTCCAGGGGGCGCAGCGCACTTACCGCCTCTATGTGCCGGATGGCGCCAGCACGCAACCGCGACCGCTGATCCTGGCACTGCATGGCGGCTACGGTACCGGCAAGGACATGGAGGAACTGACCGGCCTCGACCTCATCGGCGGCCAGGCCGGCTTCGCCGTCGCCTACCCCGACGGACTGGGCCGCTCCTGGAACGCCGGCACCTGCTGCAACCCGTCGATGAAGAACGGCGTCAATGACATCGGCTTTCTGGCCGCCGTGATCGCCGACATCGCCAAGCGCACGCCGATCAACCCGACCCGCGTCTACGGCACCGGCTTCTCCAACGGCGCGATGATGGTGCACCGCGTGGCCTGCGACGCCCCCGACCTGTTCCGCGCCATCGCCGCAGGCTCCGGCGGCATCATGCTGCCGAACTGCGGCGCCAAGAAGCCCATCCCCGCCCTGCTGATCCAGGGCCGCGCCGACAACCGCATTCCCTGGGACGGCGGCAGCGTCGATGGCAGCTACCGCCCGCCGGTAAAAGAGGTGTTCAGCAAGCTCGCTGCCCGCAACCTGTGCGCGCCCCAGGAAACCACCCAGCAGGACGGCTCCGCCAGCTGCATCGCCCGCCGCAGCTGCCCCGGCGGCGCCGAGGTCTGGCTCTGCGGCATCGAAACCATGGGACACCAGTGGGCCGGCGCCAAGGAAATCACGCCGCTGCTGCTCGGCAAGGGCACGCGCGACTACGGCGCCTCGCTGCGGATCGTGCAGTTCTTCCAGGCGCACTGA